GTTGATAGTTGAAATAGGCGCCGCCCATCTGCTTGAGCTTGCGAAAGATTTCCTCGCCCGTCATTTCGCTATGGTCGGAGAGGACGATCACATGCTCGCGGTCGAACGCGACTGGGTCGGCACCCGCCGGATCAATCACGATGGGTCCGTAGAGTCCTGCCTGCTCCTGCTCGCCCGAGTGGCTGTGATACCAGTAGGTGCCGGACTGCAAGATCGGGAACTCGTACACAAAGGTCGAACGCGCCTTGATGCCGGGGAAGCTGATCCCGGGTACGCCGTCCATTTGGAACGGCAGAATGAGCCCGTGCCAGTGGATCGAGCTATCTTCGTCGAGGTTGTTGGTCACCGCAAGGCGGACCTTCTGGCCCTCTTTGAGGCGGACGAGTGGTGCCGGGACCGTGCCGTTTACCCCGATCGCGGGCGTCGTGATCCCGTCCATGACGAGCTTCATCCTGTCGATCGTCAGCGCGATGTTTGTGCCCGACACGGTCGGCAGGGGCCTGGCGATGCCGCGCGACACAGGTTGCGCCCAAGCCGGCAGGTAGGCCGACATGGCCAGCGTGCCGCCAAGCATGGCGGTTCCGCGCATTACGTCGCGCCGGTTTAGATTGCGGCTCATGCCTTTCCTTCGCTCCAGTTCAATGCTTGCGGCGGCGGCGGGGGGGGGGGGCCGCCGACCTTATCTTTCATTACGCGCAAATAGGCTCATCCCCTCACGCGAAGTCGAGAATTTTCGATAATCTTTCACGCGCACGCCGGAGCCGCGTCTCCACGGCCTTTCCGCTGATCCCCAGCGCGGCGGCGGTTTCCGCCTGGGACAAGCCCTCCACGGTCCGCAGCAAAAGCGTCTCCTTGAGCGTGGCCGGCAGCTCGGACACCGCGCGCGAAAGCCGCGCAAGCTCTGCGCGATCGAAGGTGATGGCGTCGGCACCCGGCGCCTCGTCCCGCTCACTCTCCATGGTGTCGGGCGGCAGCGAAGAGGCGAACGATAGTATCTGGCGTATGCGCCGCCGCCTGTGCCAGTCGCGGCTCTTGTTGATCGCCACGCGGGTCAGCCACGCAGCGAGCGGCCGATCTCCGTCATACTTTCGCAAGTTCTGAAAGGCGGCCACGAAGCATTCCTGAGTGAGGTCAAGCGCCTCTTCGGCGTCGCCGATATGCGAGCGGATCAGGCGGTAGACCGGTCTTTGGTGCCGCCGCATGATCTCAGCGAACGCAGCCTGACGTCCGCCGAGCGTCAAGGCGGCGAGTTCGCCGTCCGTGCAGGCCGCGAGATCAAGGCTCACCGCGCGTCTGCGGTCAGCGCCTTCACCACCGCGCGGTCAAACGTCCTCGCCTGGTCGGGCCGCAGGATCTGCCGCATCGCGAACATATGGTTCAACGTCTCCTTCTGGAGCTCACCCATCGCGCCGTGCGAACGATCGACGGCGGCCGCGACCTGCGGCCCGTTACCATGTTCG
The nucleotide sequence above comes from Sphingomonas sp. OV641. Encoded proteins:
- a CDS encoding multicopper oxidase domain-containing protein, producing MSRNLNRRDVMRGTAMLGGTLAMSAYLPAWAQPVSRGIARPLPTVSGTNIALTIDRMKLVMDGITTPAIGVNGTVPAPLVRLKEGQKVRLAVTNNLDEDSSIHWHGLILPFQMDGVPGISFPGIKARSTFVYEFPILQSGTYWYHSHSGEQEQAGLYGPIVIDPAGADPVAFDREHVIVLSDHSEMTGEEIFRKLKQMGGAYFNYQRPTLSGLLAGREMRLKDRLDWGQMRMDPADIADVTGSTYTFLVNGFGPYDNWTGLFRPGERVRLRIVNAAAQTNFNVRIPDLPMTVVQADGQNVRPVTVDEFQIGVAETFDVI
- a CDS encoding RNA polymerase sigma factor, with translation MSLDLAACTDGELAALTLGGRQAAFAEIMRRHQRPVYRLIRSHIGDAEEALDLTQECFVAAFQNLRKYDGDRPLAAWLTRVAINKSRDWHRRRRIRQILSFASSLPPDTMESERDEAPGADAITFDRAELARLSRAVSELPATLKETLLLRTVEGLSQAETAAALGISGKAVETRLRRARERLSKILDFA